From the genome of Solanum lycopersicum chromosome 12, SLM_r2.1:
CAGGACAACCATATATTATACACACAAATATATTTACTCAAGGTGCTGGAGGCAGGGAACAACAATTTTATCCATGGTTTGATCCAACTGCTGATTATCATAATTATACCATTCATTGGAACCCTAATGCAGTCGTGTAAGTTAAACGctctttatcaaaaaattatatatacatattatatgtatattttaatgGAGCGTTGATCGAGTCAATTCTTGACTAATGTTTATTTATTCATGTTGTAGATGGTACGTTGACGATATACCAATTAGAGTCTATAAAAACTATCAGAGTCAAGATATTCCCTATCCGAACGCGCAAGCAATGGGGGTTTACTCTAGCCTTTGGAATGCTGATAGTTGGGCAACTAGAGGTGGTCTTGTCAAATGTGACTGGACCAATGCACCATTTATAGCCAAGTATCGAAATTTCGCCCCACGGGCCTGTGCCTGGAACGGACCTATTAGCATTAGTCAATGTGCAACTCAAACTCCAAGTAACTGGTATACTGCTCCTGAGTATAATCAATTGAGTTACGCGAAACAAGGTCAAATGGAATGGGTTAGGAGCAATTACATGATTTATGATTATTGTAAAGATACGAAGCGATTTAACGGACAATTTCCTGGAGAGTGTTTTAAACct
Proteins encoded in this window:
- the LOC101263793 gene encoding probable xyloglucan endotransglucosylase/hydrolase protein 26 — translated: MFKMGSSLVLSLANLLIISTIVSFGSLVMVNGIFSDNMYINWGSHHSWMQGDDLQLVLDQSSGSGVQSKGTFLFGSIEMQIKLVPGNSAGTVTAYYLSSTGDKHDEIDFEFLGNVSGQPYIIHTNIFTQGAGGREQQFYPWFDPTADYHNYTIHWNPNAVVWYVDDIPIRVYKNYQSQDIPYPNAQAMGVYSSLWNADSWATRGGLVKCDWTNAPFIAKYRNFAPRACAWNGPISISQCATQTPSNWYTAPEYNQLSYAKQGQMEWVRSNYMIYDYCKDTKRFNGQFPGECFKPQF